In Ruficoccus amylovorans, the DNA window TGGCGTGACCTCCTAGAATCGTACCATTGCGTTTGAGACCCTGGCGGGTAGAACCCGACCAGAAGTATGAAACGAAAGAGATACACCGAAGAGCAAATCGTGGCGCTCCTGCGCGAGGCAGACGAAGGCCGCAGCGTGGACGATGTTTGCCGCGAGCACAATGTGAGCAAAGCGAGCTTCCATCGTTGGAAGAGCAAGTACGGACAGATGGAGCTGCGCGATGTGAAGCGTCTGAAGGAGCTTGAGCGCGAGAACGCCGAGCTGAAGAAACTGGTGGCCGACCAGCTTTTGAACATCAAAGTACTGGAGCAGGTAAACGCAAAAAAATGGTAAGCCCGGGGCACAAGCGCGAAGCGGTGCGCGAGGTGGCCGAGTCGGGAACGTGCTCGTTACGGGCCGCCTGTCGGTATCTTCGTCTGCACTGGTCGAGCTTCTGCTACCGGGCTAAAACCGCCACCGACAAGATGGTTCGCCTCGTGCGTGCGATCATCGCGGTGAGCCGGACCAACCCGCGCTACGGTTATCGTCGCGTACGAGCGCTGCTGGCCAACGAAGGCTGGCAGGTCAGCCGCAAGCTGGTACAAAAGGTACGCCGGGCTGAAGGGCTGGGCGTGAAGCCGCCGCGCCCCCGGCAACGGCGTCAGGGCAAGTCCACCGGCAAGATCCCGACCGCGGCGACGCATCCGCGGCACGTGTGGAGTTGGGACTTCGTGGCGGATCGCACCGACAATGGAGCGCCTCTGCGGGTGCTCAGTCTGATCGACGAGTTTACCCGCCAGTGCATCAGCCTGACGGTGGCTCGCGGGCTGAAGTCAGCCGACATCGTCGCGGCCTTGGACAAAGCCATCGCCAAGCACGGTGCTCCCGAGCACATCCGTTCCGACAACGGGCCGGAGTTTATCGCTACGGCGACCAAGGACTACCTGGAATCCAAACGCATCAAAACCCTCTACATCGAGCCGGGCTCGCCCTGGCAAAACCCTCACGTGGAGAGCTTCCACAACCGCCTGCAGGACGAGTGCCTCAAGCAGGAGTGGTTCCTCTCCCTGACCGAAGCGCGCGTCGTCATCGAAAACTGGCGACGCAAATACAACAGCCAGCATCCGCACAGCCGTTTGGGCTTTATATCCCCCGACGCCTTTGCCAAACTCTGGCATCAAACCAAGGCAGTGCTTGGCTCCGTTCGCCCTACGGGCTCACTGCACCAAGCACTCCCGCAAACCATAACCCAACCAACATAATCCTACCCAGCCAGCGTCTCATCGCTCTGGTACGAAAAGTGGGGGCCGACCACAAGCGACAGCATTAGGTTCGATTTGCGCGGCTCAGCACTGTTCGCTCAAGACGTTTTCTCAGATGAAGAAATACGTGCTTTCGATAACTCAGTTCGATCACCTCGATGTAGCGTTTGCCGGTGCTCGTGCTGAAGAAGTCGTGGAGTCAATAAGGCGAATCAGGTGGAATGATCCGCAGCGGAACTTATCGATTCGTAAGCGGCTAAACGAATCCTACGCCGACAATAAGCTAGTCGGACTGATTCAGGAAGTTTTCGCCTTTATGGTCGAGCGACCGTCGCAAACTCCAGAACCCGAATTTACCATTGCTGCTGTTTGCGAGGAAATCCTTCAATCTGAACGGACACTAAGGGATATTTGCCGGGGGTTCAGGATTTCTGGCGGAAATCTTCGCCAGATGTGCGAGAGTGTCAGTTGGATGGTAGACATTATGGGGGCAATTGCTGGAATCCTTCGACCTGAGCTTTCTGTGAATTTCGGTGAGGTATCTTCATGCCTTCGAAAGCGTGCACCGGTCTCGTGCCGACTTCTTGATGAATTGCCAGGCTACGTAAGTCGGGATGAAAGGATCCGCCTATTAAAGAGTGGAGTGAAAAATACTGAGCAAGTTTTAGAACGTACTCCCTCCGAGTTTGCTGGAATCATGAGCCCCACAAAGGCAGAGAGGATTCTGGATCACCTTACCTTGTCGCGAGAGAGAACACATGAATATTGGCATCGGGACCACAAGCGACGACTTGACAAGATGGGCGCTCAGTACGGACTGATAGACCGAATGTATACCGAAAATGGGACTGATCTTGAGGTCGTAATTGAGGAACTATTGAACACAGGTTTCGTCAATGTGACTGCGCAGAGAATCACTGATCAAAAGGCGGGCGAGCCGGATCTCCTCATTCATTTTAAGGACGGAATCAGCTTTTCCATTCAAGTCACGGCCAAAGAGTCCAATACGAAGTTCGTCGATTCAAAGAAATCAGGTGACATTATTCCTCAATCGGCAAGGTTCGGAGTGGAAGGCTTTATTTGTGTGGGGAGGCCAGACTTCGAGACGCTCGCTCGCGAGAATGCAGGTCCACTTGGAGCCAAATACAATTATAAACAAATCCCGGTCTTTGTTCTTTGTGAGCTTTACGTTCTTTACGCCGAGGACCGCTTTGATTCGGAGAAAATCACCAGAGTGATACGGGATGTCAGGGGTTACATAAATGTAAAACGCCTTTTCACTGAATTAAGCGTGGAGGATTAGGAAGATGTGCTGAATTTGTCTCAATGTCCACGCCTGGGCGGTACAGTTTTTAGGATCAGTAACTAGAACCCGCCGATTGACAGCGAGTTAGGCGATTGATACGAGTGCTGACTTGAATAGGCAGCTTACAACGTTTCTGGGCTTCATGGCGGGCTGGATTGGCCGTCGCCAGCAGTTGGTGATCGACTACCTGCTGGAGGAAAACCGTGTCCTGAAGGAGCAGTTCGACGCGACAGGCAAGAAGCTCCGCTTGACTAATGCCCAGCGCCGGAATCTGGCCATCAAGGGCCGAAAGCTCCGTTGGACGCAGTTGATGCAGTACGCCAACCTCGTGAAGCCCGAGACCCTTTATGCGTGGCACCGTCGGTTCGTGCAGCTCAAATACACGGCCAAAACGAAGGTAAAGACCGCCGGGCAGAGCCGCATGGCGGCGATCCGAGAGCTTTGCCTGAAATTCGCGGTCGAAAACACAGGGTGGGGCTATGGCCGGATTCAGGGTGCCCTCTCGAACATCGGCTATACGATCAGCCGAACCACGGTTGGGAACATCCTCCGGGCGGCAGGCATCGAGCCCTCCCCGGACCGGGGCAAGGAAAGCAACTGGAAACGCTTCATCCGAACGCACCTATCGGTCATCTCGGTCGCGGACTTCCTGACGACGGAGGTCTGGACCCTGCGCGGGTTGGTGCGTTACCACACGTTTTTCGTGATGAACCTTGCCCGGCGCGAGGTCCACATCGCCCACATCGACTGTCAGGTCAACGGCCAGGTGATGGCGCAAGTGGCCCGGAACCTGACCGACGCCGAAGACGGCTTTCTCAAGGGCATGGAGTATTTCATCTGCGACCACGACGCGCTTTACACCCACCAGTTCAGGAACACCCTCAAAAGTGCCGGAGTGGATGTCATCCAGACAAGCGTGGGCTATCCCGAGCAAAACGGTTACGCCGAGAGCTTCGTTTCCTCGATCAAACGGGAATGCCTGGACCGGCTGATCTTCTTCGGGGAGAAATCCCTGCGAAAAGCGGTCTCCGAGTTCGTAAAACATTACCACGGGGAACGAAACCACCAGGGTCTGAACAACCAGATCCCGTTCCCGCAAGCCCCACGGACAAAGGGTTGCGATGGCCTGATCGTAAAAAGTGAACGGCTAGGCGGGCTCCTGAACTACTACCACCGGGTGCCGGACCCCGATGAGCCCCCGGAAAACAGGGAGGAGGTGCCCGAAGCGGCCTGAAAACCCATTAGTTAACAACTTTGCGACCTTCGGAGATTGCGGAGAAAATCTTCAACTTTCCGAAGAGTGCCATGCTTGGGCAGCCAGGGTTTTAACCGGGCACCCTCAACCTACAACATAACCAACATAATCCTACCCAACCAGTGTCTCATTACGCTGGTACGAAAACAGGAGGCCGACCAATTTTGAAAGGAAAAACCATGTATATATGCATATTATCCGCGTGTCCTAGTTGTATACCGGGACTGGGGTGTCGCCGATTTGCTTCATGTAGGCGTAGAGGGCCTGTTTGCATTCGCGCATGGCCGCGCGGATGGCGGGGTCATCGGAGCTAGCTAGGTTGGTGGTTTCGCAGGGGTCGCGGTGCAGGGCGTAGAACTCGTTGGGCACGGTTTCTTTCAGATCGACCATGAGCTTCCACTCCTGCGTGCGCCAGGAGCGCATGTCGGCACCGGTCTGATTCCAGTCCCACATGCGGTACTGGCCGAAGATCGTGCGAAGCGGCCCGGCATCTGCGCCCGACAGCGGGGCGCGCAGGCTCTGCCCGCGGGGGGTGAACGACGGGTTGACTCCGGCGTAGTCGAGCAGTGTCGGCAGCC includes these proteins:
- a CDS encoding transposase, which codes for MKRKRYTEEQIVALLREADEGRSVDDVCREHNVSKASFHRWKSKYGQMELRDVKRLKELERENAELKKLVADQLLNIKVLEQVNAKKW
- a CDS encoding IS3 family transposase, whose product is MVSPGHKREAVREVAESGTCSLRAACRYLRLHWSSFCYRAKTATDKMVRLVRAIIAVSRTNPRYGYRRVRALLANEGWQVSRKLVQKVRRAEGLGVKPPRPRQRRQGKSTGKIPTAATHPRHVWSWDFVADRTDNGAPLRVLSLIDEFTRQCISLTVARGLKSADIVAALDKAIAKHGAPEHIRSDNGPEFIATATKDYLESKRIKTLYIEPGSPWQNPHVESFHNRLQDECLKQEWFLSLTEARVVIENWRRKYNSQHPHSRLGFISPDAFAKLWHQTKAVLGSVRPTGSLHQALPQTITQPT
- a CDS encoding integrase core domain-containing protein, with product MNRQLTTFLGFMAGWIGRRQQLVIDYLLEENRVLKEQFDATGKKLRLTNAQRRNLAIKGRKLRWTQLMQYANLVKPETLYAWHRRFVQLKYTAKTKVKTAGQSRMAAIRELCLKFAVENTGWGYGRIQGALSNIGYTISRTTVGNILRAAGIEPSPDRGKESNWKRFIRTHLSVISVADFLTTEVWTLRGLVRYHTFFVMNLARREVHIAHIDCQVNGQVMAQVARNLTDAEDGFLKGMEYFICDHDALYTHQFRNTLKSAGVDVIQTSVGYPEQNGYAESFVSSIKRECLDRLIFFGEKSLRKAVSEFVKHYHGERNHQGLNNQIPFPQAPRTKGCDGLIVKSERLGGLLNYYHRVPDPDEPPENREEVPEAA